A window of the Fulvia fulva chromosome 3, complete sequence genome harbors these coding sequences:
- a CDS encoding Putative 4-hydroxythreonine-4-phosphate dehydrogenase 2, with amino-acid sequence MAILQRRLAMRPRIAVTLGDPAGVGPELVAKLLRDRTNLTKANIVVLADRSEVGLASKQAGDTVVPISETASQAGVQILDDNSAPTTSIPLQQATEAGGERCIRQLKRALDLWRAGEIDGVGFAPLNKTSLKKAGMTEEDELRWFAKQLGYTDTTSEINIAGPLWTARVTSHVGIEEVATMVTQESSLKAIELLHRLRWESGIEHPRLAVCALNPHNGENGNFGRQEIDAIAPAVQEAQSKGIDVKGPFPCDTIFLKRADFDGIVTKYHDQGQIALELLSFEGGVTVQGGLPIIISTPAHGTAFDIVGKNVASVVSMQKAFDVAVTMASRRLAKQDQPDTGVSYAASLSAKALDLEKSLPHVSAVEVASCC; translated from the exons ATGGCGATACTTCAGCGCCGACTGGCCATGCGTCCAAGGATTGCAGTGACTCTGGGCGACCCAGCAGGTGTG GGTCCGGAACTCGTGGCGAAGCTGCTCAGAGATCGAACGAACCTGACCAAAGCTAATATAGTGGTACTGGCGGATCGTTCTGAAGTGGGGCTTGCTTCGAAACAGGCCGGTGATACTGTTGTGCCTATTTCAGAAACCGCCAGCCAGGCCGGAGTACAGATCTTGGACGATAACAGTGCTCCAACAACCTCGATCCCGTTGCAGCAAGCGACCGAAGCAGGCGGTGAGCGATGCATACGCCAGCTAAAGCGGGCGCTGGACTTATGGAGAGCCGGGGAGATAGATGGTGTTGGTTTCGCGCCTCTCAACAAAACGTCTCTCAAGAAAGCCGGGATGACCGAAGAAGATGAGCTGAGGTGGTTTGCAAAGCAGCTTGGTTATACCGATACCACGAGCGAGATCAACATCGCTGGACCGCTCTGGACTGCTCGCGTCACGAGCCATGTAGGCATCGAAGAGGTGGCAACGATGGTGACGCAAGAATCTTCGCTGAAGGCAATCGAGCTGCTGCACAGATTAAG ATGGGAGTCGGGAATCGAACACCCTCGCCTTGCAGTCTGCGCGCTGAATCCTCACAACGGCGAGAATGGCAACTTTGGCAGGCAAGAGATTGATGCCATTGCGCCAGCAGTGCAAGAAGCCCAGTCAAAAGGAATCGATGTCAAGGGACCATTTCCCTGCGACACAATCTTTTTGAAGCGAGCCGACTTTGACGGCATCGTGACCAAGTATCACGACCAAGGTCAGATTGCCTTGGAGCTGCTGTCCTTTGAAGGTGGGGTCACAGTCCAGGGTGGTCTTCCCATCATCATCTCGACGCCGGCTCATGGTACTGCGTTCGACATTGTGGGAAAGAATGTGGCTAGTGTGGTCAGCATGCAGAAGGCTTTCGATGTGGCGGTGACGATGGCGTCAAGACGCCTGGCGAAGCAGGACCAGCCCGACACAGGTGTGTCATATGCTGCTTCGTTATCGGCGAAGGCATTGGATCTGGAGAAGAGCTTGCCACATGTGTCCGCTGTGGAAGTCGCTTCTTGTTGTTGA